From Nymphalis io chromosome 12, ilAglIoxx1.1, whole genome shotgun sequence, a single genomic window includes:
- the LOC126772398 gene encoding DCN1-like protein 5 has translation MPRCSKRTRSGAPAADLLPGTTSLEDHHHHKRSRNTSSRRHSKSEDTSFSVKKCLTWFKEYTTVSEPDVLGPEGMEKFCEDLGVDPENVVMLVIAYKMGAKQMGYFTQEEWIKGLTELQCDNVHKLQNKLEYLRNLLNDPYIFKAVYRYSYDFARDKDQRSLDTSTARALLGVLLPRWALRAALGDFLARERRYRVVNRDQWCNILEFSRTVDAQLTTYDADGAWPVMLDEFVEWLRAERGGESSMLAS, from the exons ATGCCGCGGTGCAGCAAGCGTACGCGCAGCGGCGCTCCTGCTGCAGATCTATTACCTGGCACTACCTCCCTTGAAGATCACCATCACCACAAACGTTCCAGAAATACTAG ttCCAGAAGACATTCCAAATCAGAAGACACAAGTTTCAGtgtaaaaaaatgcttaacTTGGTTTAAAGAATACACAACAGTTTCAGAACCAGATGTTTTAG GACCAGAAGGCATGGAAAAATTTTGTGAAGATCTGGGTGTTGATCCAGAGAATGTTGTGATGCTAGTCATTGCATATAAAATGGGTGCCAAACAAATGGGTTATTTCACACAGGAGGAATGGATAAAAG GTTTAACAGAACTTCAATGCGATAATGTGCACAAACTACAAAACAAATTAGAATATTTACGCAATTTACTCAATGACCCCTACATATTTAAGGCAGTATATAGATATTCATATGATTTCGCAAGA GACAAGGACCAGCGCTCGTTGGACACGAGCACGGCGCGCGCGCTGCTGGGCGTGCTGCTGCCGCGCTGGGCGCTGCGGGCGGCGCTGGGCGACTTCCTGGCGCGCGAGCGTCGCTACCGCGTCGTCAACCGCGACCAGTGGTGCAACATCCTTGAGTTCAGCCGCACCGTCGACGCGCAGCTCACCACCTACGACGCGGACGGAGCAT GGCCAGTAATGCTAGACGAATTTGTAGAATGGCTTCGAGCTGAGCGAGGCGGGGAGTCCTCAATGCTGGCCAGCTGA
- the LOC126772394 gene encoding protein FRG1 homolog, producing the protein MTDEYAAVKRGKLILKGDKPKAKKRKHKKKEKSEGDGIDEDAVKHAGWWKVEKIDDISGSIAIEFGNNSYVSALDNGLFTIGAPHGDGEGPSPEEIFTAFPAGENKFALKSGYGKYLGVSKVGVVIGRSDAVGPMEQWEPVWQDGKTAILSSLNKFMSVDEDDSVVAQSPTANENVICNIRSNKSREISKSVVVEEEGDLNEVEVNYVKKFQKFQDKKLRLNDGGVVELKRAKTEGNLHETLLDRRSKMKADRYCK; encoded by the exons AGCAAAGAAAcggaaacataaaaaaaaggaaaaatcaGAAGGTGATGGAATTGATGAAGATGCTGTAAAACACGCTGGTTGGTGGAAAGTAGAAAAAATTGATGACATTTCCGGATCAATCGCTATCGAGTTTGGAAATAACTCCTACGTATCAGCATTAGATAATGGCCTTTTTACGATAGGAGCCCCTCATGGCGACGGCGAAGGGCCATCGCCAGAAGAAATATTCACTGCTTTTCCAGCTGGTGAAAATAAGTTTGCTCTGAAATCAGGATATGGAAAATATCTTGGTGTGTCAAAAGTGGGTGTTGTTATTGGACGATCAGATGCTGTTGGACCAATGGAACAATGGGAGCCAGTTTGGCAAGATG GTAAAACAGCCATCTTAAGTTCACTAAATAAGTTTATGTCAGTTGATGAAGATGATTCAGTAGTTGCTCAAAGTCCTACAGCAAATGAAAATGTAATCTGTAACATACGCAGCAATAAAAGTCGGGAGATCAGCAAGTCTGTGGTGGTTGAGGAAGAGGGGGATCTCAACGAAGTAGAAGTCAATTATgt AAAAAAGTTCCAGAAATTTCAAGATAAAAAATTACGACTCAATGACGGCGGTGTTGTAGAACTGAAACGTGCTAAAACTGAGGGAAATCTACATGAAACACTTTTGGATCGTAGAAGTAAAATGAAAGCGGAtagatattgtaaataa